Proteins encoded together in one Papaver somniferum cultivar HN1 unplaced genomic scaffold, ASM357369v1 unplaced-scaffold_117, whole genome shotgun sequence window:
- the LOC113329976 gene encoding peptide methionine sulfoxide reductase A1-like, giving the protein MLQSISTSVSSSSSLLLITSRISSSSSASSTSFLSFLKFPKQPLSFPTNTQRTTISTTTPKMNWLGKLGLGFGSNTSMNASSSGASEIAQSPDEDIPSPGQEFAQFGAGCFWGVELAFQRIPGVTKTEVGYSQGFLDNPTYNDICTGTTNHSEVVRVQYDPKECKFDDLLDMFWSRHNPTQLNRQGNDVGTQYRSGIYFYSPEQEKTAKESMERQEKIIGKKIVTEILPAKKFYRAEEYHQQYLAKGGRFGFRQSTEKGCNDPIRCYG; this is encoded by the exons ATGCTTCAATCCATATCCACTTCCGTTTCTTCATCCTCCTCCCTGTTACTCATCACCTCCCgcatctcctcctcctcctctgcaTCATCGACCTCTTTCCTCTCCTTTCTCAAATTCCCCAAACAGCCCTTATCTTTCCCAACAAACACTCAAAGAACAACCATATCCACAACAACCCCCAAAATGAACTGGTTAGGtaaattagggttagggtttggCTCAAATACATCGATGAATGCATCATCATCAGGAGCATCAGAAATTGCTCAGTCTCCTGATGAAGATATACCATCACCAGGTCAGGAATTTGCTCAATTTGGTGCTGGTTGTTTCTGGGGTGTTGAATTAGCTTTTCAGAGAATACCTGGTGTGACTAAAACTGAAGTTGGGTACAGTCAAGGGTTTCTTGATAATCCTACTTATAATGATATTTGTACTGGTACTACTAATCATTCTGAAGTTGTCAGAGTTCAGTATGATCCTAAGGAATGTAAATTTGATGATTTGCTTGATATGTTTTGGTCTAGACATAATCCTACTCAGCTTAATCGTCAG GGAAATGATGTGGGTACACAGTATAGATCAGGAATATACTTCTACTCACCAGAGCAGGAGAAAACAGCTAAGGAGTCTATGGAACGACAAGAAAAGATTATAGGTAAGAAGATTGTTACTGAGATTTTGCCAGCAAAGAAGTTTTACAGAGCGGAGGAGTATCATCAGCAGTACTTGGCAAAGGGAGGTCGTTTTGGTTTCAGGCAGTCAACTGAGAAAGGTTGCAATGATCCTATCCGATGCTACGGCTAA